The genomic stretch CAGCCAGGAACGGTGCTTCAGCGTGGTTCAGTTGGAAGCGGACGGTATAGTCATCCACTTTCTCGATTTTGCTGATCAGGTCATTCATCCCCATGCCTTCAAAGTACTCGTAGCTGCCGCCGGAGACTTTGTGGTACGGGTGGTTGGCATCCAGCTGACGCTGGAAGGAAAACAGCACGTCGTCAGCGTTGAACGTACGGCTCGGTTTGAAATCTTTGCTGTCCTGCCACTTCACGTCTTTACGCAGGTGGAAGGTGTAAGTCTTACCGTCGGCGCTGATGTCCCATTTTTCGGCCAGACCCGGCTCAATTTCGGTAGTACCGTCCTTGAACTCAACCAGACGGTTGTAGATAGGAATGGAGCTGGCATCAAACGTCGTACCAGACGTAAACAGCTGTGGGTTAAAGCCTTCTGGAGAACCTTCTGAGCAATATACCAGGGTTTTTGCCTGTACACCGGCAGCAACGGACAGCGCCAGCAAACCAAGGCCGAATTTCAGCACCCTTGATTTCATCAGGGATTTAGCCATTACATGAACTCCATTGTGGATGTTGTGTGTCAGCCAGACCTGTTTGTTGTCATCGCGACTGTTGTGATTACAACAGGGTTATCGCAACGTGGGTTATCGCGATGATTTTTATCGCGGTGGTCTGTACTTTTCTTCTATTTCAGCCTGAGGAGCGTGTCCAAAGACCAATGTAATAGTAAACAGGGAGAGACAACAGTGCGGGACAAGCAGGAAAACCCCCACCAGCCCTGTCGATTCAACCGTAATAATTCCTGGTCCTCTGCTGCTGTTCTCCTCCTTGTGACGCCCACAATGTGTCAACAGATCACAATCGCGTCAATATAACCTGTTAGGATTTACAAACAGAAACCACGGAATCATCAAGGTATAAAGTTAGCTCAATTTGCCACTGAGTTGGTGATAAAACCCACAAAATAACAAAAATCCAACAGAGAAAACCACATCAGAGCCATCATTCGATAATTATCACCACACAATAACTCATAGGAAAATCCTCTCGAATGGTGAATTACTGCACAATAAAGCGTGTTAAAAAGGTTAAAGTCAGGTGAAAATACTGACAAAACCCCTCGATGGTGATGTATTCCTATCATCCCTGACGATTGTTAGCCAACTATTTGCGCATTATAAAAAAACTTTATAGCACAGTCTGAAACACATCCTACGCCAACCGACAATCCCCCGTGCTCGACTTATTACAAGTCCTTATTTTATCTCGTCTATCTTATTCAAGGCATGAACAAAAAGTGATGACATCAATCGCCGGATGACAATTTCTATCCTAATATCTAGTTACATTTCTGCATCTTTAACGTTCAATCTAAAAATGCCGATAGATAAATAACAGTGGACTTACTGCACAGCGATGTTGCTTACGATGAGAGCCAAGTTCAGGAGAACCATAATGGTCGAACAATTAATACAAAAAAAGACGATGAGTATCCGCACCCAGATGCTGTTAACGGGCTTATTAACGATAGCACTCGGTTTCACCGTCACCATCGGAGTATTGAGTTGGCAGTCCAGCCGCGAGCAAAAATCTTTATCTGAGAGATATTTACAGAAAATTGCCCAAAGTGAAGCTCTGAAAATTCAGCAGAAACTCAATTATGACCGTGACGTAGCTCATAATCTTGGGCAAGCATTAATTTCGCTGCCAGCCGCTGGCATTAAAGACCGTGCCGTCGTCGATAAGGTGACAGAATATGCCCTGCGGGACAATCCAGATTACCTCTCGATTTCGGTCATTTTTGAAGATAATGCCTTTGACGGGCGTGATGCTGAATTTATCAATAAACCGGGTCAGCCGCCCAAAGGCCGCTATGCATGGTTTGTCGACCGGGATTCGGCTGGCAATTATAAAATGAACCCACTGCTTTCCTACCTAACGCCCGGTCAGGGCGATTACTATTTGCTACCGCAAAAAAGCCAGAAAGATACATTAATCGAACCTTATTCGTATGCCTATAACGGGGTTCCAACGCTGTTGACATCGGTAGCAGCGCCAATGATGTCTCAGGGAAAACTGTTTGGTGTGATCACGGCAGATATTTCCCTTGCATCATTACAGCAAACCGTTAATCAAATTAAACCCTGGTCAGGCAGCGGTTACGCGATGCTGCTCTCCAGTGCGGGCAAAGTGGTTTCTTATCCGGATAAATCGATGACGAGCAAGGTCTGGAGCGAGAAAACGGATAGTCTCACCTCAGCTGTGGTGCAACGTGATGATGCGCTGCTAGGCGAAAAAGCGCTGGTGACCTGGTACCCCATCACCATCGGCAACAGTACAGATAAATGGTATCTGGGTATCATCGCGCCGGTGAATAAAGTCATGGAGGCTGCCCAACAACAGTTAATCAATGCCTTGATTCTCATGGTGATCAGCATCCTGCTAGTCAGCGCGTTGCTGGGAGTGACCTTCAGTCGGAAAGTACTTAAACCACTTGGCGGCGAACCTCTCGAAGCGGCCACCATTGCGCTGTCGGTTGCGAACGGTCAACTCAACAATACGATTGCGATAAAACCGAATGATCGCAGCAGCCTGTTTTTCGCGCTACACACCATGCAATCACAGCTACGACAGGTTGTGGCACAAATCAAAGAAGCGGGTGACGCAGTACATCAAGGCGCGGCGGAGATAGCCAGCGGTAACACGAATCTCGCCTCACGCACAGAACAACAAGCAGCTGCATTGGAGCAAACAGCAGCCAGCATGGAGCAGATAACAGCAACAGTGAAACACAATGCCAACAATGCTCATCAGGCTACGGCATTAACAGAAAACGCCACACAAATTGCCCGTCGCGGGGAAACACTGGTCGGCCAGGTGGTTCAGACGATGGCGCAGATTGACGATAGCGCGAAAAAGATTGGCGACATCACCACCATGATCAACAGTATTGCTTTCCAGACTAACATCCTGGCGCTGAACGCGGCGGTTGAAGCCGCTCGCGCAGGCGAACAAGGCAGGGGATTCGCAGTGGTGGCGTCGGAAGTTCGCAGTCTGGCGCAACGCAGCGCCAACGCCGTGAAAGAGATCGCCGCACTTATCGAAGAATCCAGCCAGCGTGTTGAGAATGGCGTACAACTTGTGAACGATGCCGGTAAAACCATGCAGGAAATGACCCACGCCGTCAGTTCGGTACAAACCATTATCAATGAGATTGTTAATGCCTCGGATGAGCAGGCGAAAGGGATCAGCCAGGTGACCATTGCCGTGAATGAGATGGACGGTGTAACACAGCAAAACTCGGCGCTGGTGCAGCAGATGTCTGCCGCAACCGGCTCGCTGGAGGAACAAGCCATGCTGTTGGCTCAGACAATAGAGCATTTCCATTTAGAACAATACGGTCATTCAGAGCGTCGCGTTCCGTCGAGGTCGCAACACGCATTACCTAAAACGATATAAACCACAGGAACACGCTGCCCGGTGACTGTCTGGCAATTCATAGCTGGACGCTCACCGGGTCGGCGCATCGATCGGCACATCGAATAGATAGAGAAGCCTTTGAGTTGGGCTGCATCCCGGCGCGGTTATACATTATACATATTACGGGATGCTACCGTTCGTTACTGCGTAACCGATTTTTCCCCACACCATTCAAAATACTTTATTTAAATAACTTTAAAAAATTATTTTTCCATCCGTCATTCGCGTGTTAACTTTATATAACACTGCATCAACCCTTCCATATAAATATTCCACCCACGATATTCACAAACTAATTTTAATTACAAAATGGCTAATTAAGCTACTTAAAAATGAATTGCTGTGCGGTTCACAATTCCCTAATATTTGCAGTGAACAACTATTATTTTTAACATTTCTCCATGCTAGATTACTTGCCATATTACTATAAAAATAACATCGCATCCGTCTTTGATGGTGCAGCACGTGACTACGTGCTTTGCATCCTGACTAAGTTTCCACGTATTGCAGAGCAAGCTGCTTATCTCTGTCCTATGCCGCTACAACAGGGTGAATATAATGAAAAATATTGAAACTGAAATCATGAGCGATAACACGCTCGCCACCACCGCACCATCAGGCTTACTGGAAAGCCTGAATAAAGCCCGTATCGGATCAGTGCCTTTTATTCTCTTCCTGGTCATTTCCGCTGTTGTTTTTATTGCCTCTTATGCCAGCTATTTGCCTAAGAATATGATCGGCGGATTCGCTGTGATTATGACCATGGGCTTCCTGTTGGCGTATATCGGCCAGCGGATTCCCGTTCTGAAAGAAATCGGCGGCCCGGCCATTCTCTGCCTGATGGTGCCGTCAGTTCTGGTGTATTTTCATCTGTTCAACGCCAACACGTTGGATACCGTCAAGCTGTTGATGAAAGACGCCAACTTCCTTTATTTCGTTATCGCCAGTCTGGTTGTCGGCAGTATTCTGGGTATGAACCGCGTTATCCTGATTCAGGGGATGATCCGCATGTTCATTCCGCTGGTGGTGGGTACCGCCACGGCCGTCATTACCGGTTTGCTGGTGGGTAAACTGTTTGGCTACAGCTTCTATCACACCTTCTTCTTCATCATCGTGCCGATTATCGGTGGCGGTATCGGTGAAGGTATCCTGCCGCTATCGCTGGCCTACTCCGCTATCCTTGGTCACGCACCGGATGTGTATGTCGCCCAACTGGCCCCAGCTGCCGTAGTCGGCAACATTTTCGCCATCATTTGCGCCGGTGTACTGGCTCGTATCGGTGTATTGCGCAGTGACCTGAATGGTAACGGCAACCTGGTGCGCAACGAGGCGGATAACGCGTTGTTTGCCATAAAAGACACACCGAAGACGGTGGATTTCCACCTGATGGGCGGCGGCCTGCTGTTGATCTGTACCTTCTTCATCGTGGGTGGGCTGTTTGAAAAAGTGCTGCACATTCCCGGTCCGGTACTGATGATCCTGATCGCGGTATTGTGCAAATACGGCCGTATTATCCCTTCAAGCATGGAAACCGGTGCCAATAGCTTCTATAAATTCGTGTCCAGTTCACTGGTGTGGCCGCTGATGATCGGTCTCGGTATGCTGTACGTACCGCTGGAAAGCGTGGTCGCGGTCTTCTCCGTGGGTTACGTGGTGGTGTGTGGCTCGGTGGTGCTTTCAATGGCGCTGGTCAGCTTCTTCATCGCCCCGTACCTGAAAATGTACCCGGTTGAAGCCTCCATCGTGACCAGTTGCCACAGTGGCCTGGGCGGTACCGGCGACGTCGCAATCCTGTCGGCCTCCAACCGTATGTCACTGATGCCGTTCGCGCAAATCGCCACCCGTATCGGCGGTGCTTCTACCGTGATCGCAGCGACCCTGTTGTTGGGCTGGCTGGTGTAATCCAATCCACTGATTGCCATACCACAAGGCCACGGATTCCGTGGCCTTTTTCGTTTTATACATCCAAACAACCACCTCCTAAGGAGGTGGTTTAACGCTGACAATAAAAAAGCCACGTCGTGCGTGGCTTGGTCGCGTTGATGTTGCGTGATGTTACTCGCAGTACTGACGCAGGGCGTCCTGCTTTTCCGGCAACAGTCGGTAGAGATAAACCGGACGACCAGTGGAACCGTAGAGAATATTGGTATCGAGAATACCGGTATCTGCCAGGTAGATCAGATACTTACGGCAGGATACGCGCGAAATGCCGATGGCATTGGCTAACATCTCCGTGGAGAATTCTGCCCCTTGGTTGCCTTCAATCCACTCACAGACGGTACGCAATGTCAGGCTGGTCAGCCCTTTCGGTAATTTTTTGCGCTCCACCACGGGTGTGCCGCTGGTGCGACGGATCAGGTTATCGATATCTGACTGTGCTACAAACTCACGGTGCTTGAGCAGATTGGCCTCTTCCCGATAAGCCGTCAGCGCCTGCTCGAAACGCGCGAACTGGAACGGTTTGATCAGGTAATCCACCACGCCGTAGTGCAGCGCTTTTTTGATGGTATACACATCGCTGGCCGACGAAATAATGATGACATCGGTGTGTTCGCTAAATTCACGGATGGTGGGCAGCAAATCCAAACCATTATCCTGCTGCATGTAGATATCCAGCAGCACCAGATCAATCTCGCAGTCCGGCTGCATCAGCAGATTTCGCGCTTGCTGCAATGTCGGCACTGTCGCATAGCAGCTAAACCCGGAAATCTGATTCAGATAACACTTATTCAACTCCGCCACCATGGCGTCGTCATCAACGATCAGTACATTTATCATGGTCAAATTGCCTTAATCATGGTCAAACTGCCTTGCTTGATACGGGATATTCACAAAAAACTGGGTGTAAACGTCCGGTTCGGATTCAAAATCGATAGTCCCACCGATTTTCTCAAGACTCTGTCGGGTGAGATACAAGCCAATACCGCGTCCGGAGCCTTTGGTGGAAAACCCTTCCTGATAAATGCGCTGCTGAATATCCGGCGCAATACCCGGCCCATCATCGCTGACCGTGCAGTGTAACTGCCCATCCTGATGATGAAATGTCACCGTAATTTCTCGATTATCCAGACCAGATAATGCGTCCATCGCATTTTCGATCAGATTGCCCAACACGGTAATCAATTCATTGGTGGCCTGAGAGTCGTCGGTATCCGGCAACAGGCTGTCTTCGCTGATGGATAACGTGACGCCCAGATCCCGCGCCCGGTTGATTTTACCCAACAGGAACCCGGCAATCACCGGTGATTTTACTTTTCGAATAATCGAACCGATTTCCGCCTGATAATTATTGGCGGTTTTTAAAATATATTCTTCCAACTGCGGGTAATATTTCAGATGCAGCATGCCGAGAATCACATGCAGCTTGTTCATGAATTCATGCGACTGGGCACGCAAGGCATCGGCGTAATAGGACATCCCGGTCAAACGTTGCAGCAACTGGCTGACTTCCGTTTTATCGCGGAAGGTCGCAATCGCACCGATAATATCGCCCTTCACCACCACCGGTACGGTGTTGATGAGCAGCAAATTGCCGTTGAAATTGATTTCTTCATCCTGGCGCGGCGCGCCAGAGGCCAGCACCTTTTCCAGGTTCATCAGTGCTGGCCAGCGGCTAATGGTACTGCCGATAGCCAGCGTTTCGCCGGAGCCGTGCTGGCTGAAGAGCCGTTTGGCTTCGTCATTGATGATAGTGACGCGCAGGTCGGTATCGACAGCGATCACCCCTTCCTTGAGTTGTTTGAGCATCGCGTTACGTTGCTCGAACAGGTTGGAAATTTCGAACGGCTCAAAACCCAGCATGATGCGTTTAAGGGTTTTCACCAGGAAATAGGTACCCAGCAGACCGACCAGCGCACCAAACAGAATAGTCCAGGGGATAATCCAGCGATTTTCGTTGATGACCGACTGCACGCTCGACAGTGAAATCCCAACAGCCACGACGCCAAGCTGGTGGTTATTTTCATCAAACACCGGCGTAAACACACGCAGCGCCGGGTCGAGTACCCCACGGTTCACCGCCGTATTCTCCAGCCCCAGCAACGCCGGGTAAAGATCATCACCGATAAAGTGACGACCGATCTGCTCCGGCTCCGGGTGGGAATGACGAATGCCGCCCATATCGGTCACGATCACAAACAACAAATGGTTACGGCTTTTCACATTCTCGGAAAAGCGCTGCACCAGCGCCGGGTCACCGATACCTTTGAGCTCATCCACCACGATCGGCGAATTGGCGACGGTGCGGGCAACCGCAAAAGCCTTATCTTTGAGATGTGCTTCAGTGAGTTCGGTAATGCGAAAAAACAGCAGCGCATACACCACCAGCAAGACGGAGCCGATCACCGCCGACACCATCAGGATGACCGAGGTACCTAATTTCAGCGGTGTCTTTTTTTTACCCATTTCTCGCTCCGGAATTCGCATCATCGATCCCGTTATCTTAACCTGTTCAGGCCCTTTCTGCCCGTGCTGATAACAAAACCGCCGCCCTTAACAGGCGGCGGATGAGTCAAACTGTCAGGCAAAAACCAGTTACCACATACCCAAGACTTTCCACCACAGGCTGCCGATACCTAACCAGATAGGAATCACCACCAGTCCAACCAGAAAACCGATTTTCCACCAGGTGCCCAATGGCAGGTAACCACAACCGAACATGATCGGTGCCGGGCCGCCAGAATAATGCGTTGTCGCCATAAACAGGTTACTGAACGCAGCAAACGCCAGCACCGTTAATACCGGCGGCGCACCGGCGGCAATAGCGATCGACACGAAAATGGCGTACATGGCGCTGATGTGCGCGACCGCGCTGGCCATGAAATAATGGCTGTAGTAGTACACCAGCAACAACAGCCCCAGCATTGGCAGCCAGTGCATGCCGATAACCGCGTGACTGGCGATACCGCCCAGCCAGGCTATCAACCCCATCTTGTTCAACTGCGTTGCCAGCATCATCAAAACGGCGAACCACACTACGGTATGCCAGGCTTCTTTCTCACCAGTGACGTCTTCCCAGCTTAACGCTCGGGTCAGCAACAGCACGCTCAAGCCACCCAGTGCGGTCAGGGTTGCATCGATATTCAGCGTCGCACCCAGCACCCAGAACACCACCAGTCCCAGGAAAACACACAGCACAACCCACTCGTTGCGGCTCATCGGCCCCATTTCCTGCAGGCGGACTTTAGCCAGCTCACGCATTTCCGGCGTTTTCTTCAGTTCCGGCGGGTAGAAACGGTAAAGCACCAGCGGAATGACGATTAACGACAGCAGCCCCGGTACCAGCGTGGCACTCGCCCATTCGGTCCAGGTCAGGTGAACACCGAACTGGGTCGCCAGTTTGCTGATCAGCGGGTTACCGGCCATTGAGGTCATGAACATCGCCGATGTAATGGTGTTGCACTGGAAAATGGTCTGTACCAGAAACGCCCCAATACGGCGCTGTGTCCCCTGCTCTGGCGTCGAACCGTAGGCTTCAGCAATCGAACGAAACAGCGGGGTGATAATACCGCCGCAACGGGCAGAGGTTGACGGCATCGCCGGGGAAAACAGCAGGTCGGTGAACACCAGACCGTACGCAAGCCCCAGGCTGCTGTTACCCAGTTTACTGATGAACAGAAAGCCGATACGACGGCCGAAACCCGTCTTGATGAAGCTGCGCGAAATGAAAAATGCACAGGCAATCATCCAGATAGTCGGGTCACTAAACCCAACCAGCACATCTTTGACCGGCAGGAGTCCGAGCGCCGACACGGCGGTGATACTAAAAACGGCAATAGCGCCAAGTGGGTAGGGAGAGAGGATCAAACCGACAACGGTAGCAACAAATATTGCCAACAGATGCCACGCTGGGGGATTCACACCTTCAGGGACGGGAATAAACCAAAATATAATGGCTATACCAAGGATAATAAAAAGCTTCACTAACCTGCTGTTATTTGCAGACATACTAACACCACTCAAGATTAAAACGAAATCAGCCACGTTTACCGGAGGCCCCGCGTTATGAGTGGAGGAGTTATTTTATTTCTTCATCACCCTTAAATTCGCTATCTGACAATCCAGATAAATAAAAAATCGCAAATAAATGCAGATAGCGGTTTTTCATCATGCCATCACCACGTTCATGACGGGTGCGGCCTGACAAACACAACGGGTACAGCATCAGCAAAAAAAAGACGAGAAAACAATAAAGAACAGGGTGCTTTTCTCGTCCCATCAAAATCAAGTGAAGTGATCAACGAGGAAAATAGTATTATTAAAAACGGAATAAACCATTGTTATTTTAATTACTAAATAGGTTTAATAATTTACTTTTAAGAATAAAAACGCCATTTCAAAAACAAATAAATATTTACTATTATCGTACAAAATAACAATTATTGAACATGACATTAACGATAATGTTAATGGTAATTTATCGCCGTATTTCTTTTTCACCGTGATTATTTATTGGTTTATTTCACCTGATTCGCTCATGAAGTAAAATAATTCTAAAGGGTTATTCACTATTCACCTTCTATACCCAAAATAATTCGAGTTGCAGGAAGGCGGCAATCGAGCGAATCCCCAGGAGCTTACACAAGTAAGTGACTGGGGTGAGCGAGAGCAGCCAACACACCTGCAACTTGAAGTATGAAGGGTATATATGAAGAAAACTATTCAGCTACCGTAAAGCGAACCACGGCCAGCCTTGAAGGAAGGCGCGGGAAGCGTGACGCGAAATGTTAAAAAACCGCTCACGGACACACCGCGAGCGGTCGGTAACAGAAGGAACAGAATGTTAAGCCTTATCGTCAGGCGCACTCTCATTGAGCGCGGGGACCGGTCGGCCAATAGCGATACGCTGCGGTTGCAATGCCTGCGGCACTTCGCGGATCAGATCAATATGCAGCAACCCATGCTGGAACTGGGCCTGTGACACATGCAGGTGTTCGGCCAGGGTAAAACTCAGCGTGAAGGGTTTGAACACCAGCCCTTGGTGCAAATACTGCACTTTTTTCTCTGGTAATGTCGGCGTGCCTTTCACGGTCAGACGCTGGCCTTCCACTTCAATATCCAGCTCAGACTGGCGGAATCCGGCCAGCGCCAGTGTAATGCGGTAATGGTTATCGTCGATTTTCTCGATATTGTACGGCGGGAACTCCACGGCGTCCTGATTACCCATAGAACTGGCGAGCTTGTCAAAGCCAATCCACTGACGCAGCAGGGGGGATAAATCGTAATTACGCATACTCATAACTCCTTCTGTGAAGCGAGATAATGGTTTCCGGCCGATGACCGGATCGTCCCCGTTCGGCGGACGAGTAAATGTCAGGATGCGGGCTGCTTGCGCTCACGCCCGGTCATCCACATAACGCCGCGACGTGGCACGCCAGCGGCCATGAAAGTTATTTGATTTCGATACGACGCGGTTTGAGCGTTTCTGGAATCACCCGCTGTAACTCAATAAACAGCAAGCCATTCTCCAGGCTGGCACCACGAATCTGGATGTGCTCGGCCAGTTGGAATTTGCGCTCAAAATTGCGCTCGGCAATGCCTTGATAGAGGTAATTGCGCGGGGTGGCGTCACCACTATGCGATCCTTTAACAATCAACATGTTGTCGTGCGCGGTGATCTCCAGTTCGCTTTCAGCAAACCCCGCCACGGCAATAGCGATGCGATACAGGTTTTCGTCAACCAGCTCAACGTTATAGGGAGGGTATCCACCATTCCCCTGGCTCTGGCCAGCCTCCAGCAGATTAAACAGACGGTCAAAACCAATAGCAGAGCGATACAGCGGGGAAAAATCGGGATTACGCATAAACTCTCTCCTGACAGGCAGCGAGGTCAATATCGACGGCCCTCCATTCGGACGGGCTCCTGGCCGCAGCTGCTGTATATCAGGAACACAGCGCCATACCCTGTCGGCGTATGTCTGCGGCTCTGATTGAGATATGGTGATTTGTCTCTGCTTTTCAACACGGCGGGAGGGAAATTTTTCTTATTCTCTAACCCAGTCCTGATGTAATCGCATACACTGGACAACGAGCACATTTTGCTAAAACATGTAAGCACATGCAGGTCGATGGCGGGTCGATGTAAGTACAGTCAACCACGTAACCGGGACGATTTACCTCAAGGTAACATGATGACCATTCTGAAAAATGCCTCATTGTCGTTCGTGCTGTCAGGCGGGATACTGGCGACGTGCGGCGGTTGCTCCAGCGTGATGACCCACTCTGGCGGCGAGCAGGGATACTATTCCGGCACCAAAGCCAGCATGACCACGCTGAAAGATGAGGACACCAGTTGGGCGATGATGCCGATGGTGGCGCTGGATGTCCCCTTCTCCGCCATGCTGGATACGCTACTGTTACCCTATGACTTCTATCGCACCCACGACGATACCCACAGCACCTCCGCGCGCGATCGTCTGGGGGAATACGAAAGCCGCCAGCCGATGGTTTCTCCACCGCCTTTGGTGGTGATGCCAGCGTCGGCAAATAACACCGGTCATTGATGCCCGGCCTGGCGGCGATGGATAAGCGTCATGGGGATCACCGCTTTATGCGGTTGCACCTCACCGTTTAACGCCTGCTGCATCGCGGTAAACGCCTGTTCTGACCACGCATCTTCATTCTGACGCATCGACCACAGTGTATTGGGCAAGAACCCCAGCATGGCGTGTTCATCGAAGGTGCCGATATTAATATGCGCCGGAATATAGCCATAGCGCTCACGAACCATGCTGAGCATCCCCTCCAGCACCGGCAACGACGACGCGATGAACGCGGGCGGCGGCGCATCGTGCTGGCGTAAAAACTGCTCCATCATCAACATACCGTCTTCACGGCGGTTATGGCTGGCTTCCAGCACCGCTGGCGTCAGGCCCGCTTGCTGCACCGACTGGTGATAGCCGCGCAGACGATCGCGGATGGCCGGTTGCTGTACGTCACCCGCCATGAAAAACAACGGTGCGGCGGGCTGGGCAGCCAGCATCGCTTGTGTCAGCGCCGCGCCGCCTTGCAGGTTGTCACTCATTACCAGCGGCAACTGTTCGATACCAAAATCGCGGTCCAGCAGTACCAGTGGCTTTTTCACCACCTTAGCGTGATGCTGCGCGGCCTGTAGCGATGAGGGCACCACAAAAAGCCCGTCGACATTACGCTGCAACAACGCCTCCACCAGCCGGTTTTCATACTGAGAGTCACTGTAAGAACAGCTGATCATCAGTTGGTAGCCCACCTCACGGCAGCGCGTTTCGAGCTTTTCGGCCAGTGTCGAGAAAAACAGGTTGGATAAACGGGGAACGATAAGCCCCAGCGTTTCGGTTTTGTTCAGCTTCAGGCTGCGGGCGACGTGATTAACGGTATAACCGTACTCCGTCACATACTGGTGGATGCGTTGCTGGGTTTTAGCACTGATTCGATACTGTTCCGCTTTTCCATTGAGTACCAGACGTACCGTGGTCACGGACAACTTCAAGGCACTGGCAATCTGTTCAACTGTTTTCGCCATGAAACAGAATATCCCTATGAGAACTGAAAGATAACCAGTGTAACGGAATAACTAACTCGACGCAGCTAAAGCGCGGCCGACCCTGGCCGCGATCAATAAATCACACGTCTTTGGTCATATCCCGACGCGATGTTTCCGGCGCTTTCCAGGCGGCGAAGGCCGCGACCAGCGCTGCTACCGTGACGTAAGTTGCCACCAGCGTCCAGGATTCGTTATCTATCGCCGTCAGCCCCTTGGCGATAAATGGGGTAAAGCCACCGGCCACAATCGCCCCCAGTTGCGCACCGATAGACGCGCCGCTGTAGCGCACTTTCGGGCCAAACAGTTCGGTAAAGAACGCCGGTTGCACTGAGTTAATGGAGTTATGGGCGATATTGATCAGCAACACATACCCCAGCACCATCAGCCCAAAAGAACCACTTTCCAGCAGATAGAAGAACGGGAATGCCATTGCCGCCGCGCACAATGCACCGAAGATGTAGATAGGACGACGGCCCACCCGGTCAGACAGCGCGCCAAACAGCGCGTGCATCGGGAACGCCAGCACACAGGTCGCCATGATCACGTTGAGCATGGTTTGCTTCGGTACGCCTAACTGCACGGTGGCGTAGGATACAGCGAACACCGTTGCCAGGAAGAACGGTACACTTTCCGCGAAGCGTAACACCATGATCAAACAGACACTGCGCCACTGATTACGCATCACTTCCACCACCGGGCTCTGACGCGGTGCGGCATCACGCTGATTCGCCTGCTGTTGCTGCTGCTGAACCTGCTGGAACACCGGGGTTTCATCCACCTTACGGCGCATGTACAGCCCTAC from Dickeya zeae NCPPB 2538 encodes the following:
- a CDS encoding anion permease, whose protein sequence is MSANNSRLVKLFIILGIAIIFWFIPVPEGVNPPAWHLLAIFVATVVGLILSPYPLGAIAVFSITAVSALGLLPVKDVLVGFSDPTIWMIACAFFISRSFIKTGFGRRIGFLFISKLGNSSLGLAYGLVFTDLLFSPAMPSTSARCGGIITPLFRSIAEAYGSTPEQGTQRRIGAFLVQTIFQCNTITSAMFMTSMAGNPLISKLATQFGVHLTWTEWASATLVPGLLSLIVIPLVLYRFYPPELKKTPEMRELAKVRLQEMGPMSRNEWVVLCVFLGLVVFWVLGATLNIDATLTALGGLSVLLLTRALSWEDVTGEKEAWHTVVWFAVLMMLATQLNKMGLIAWLGGIASHAVIGMHWLPMLGLLLLVYYYSHYFMASAVAHISAMYAIFVSIAIAAGAPPVLTVLAFAAFSNLFMATTHYSGGPAPIMFGCGYLPLGTWWKIGFLVGLVVIPIWLGIGSLWWKVLGMW
- the ibpB gene encoding small heat shock chaperone IbpB, with amino-acid sequence MRNYDLSPLLRQWIGFDKLASSMGNQDAVEFPPYNIEKIDDNHYRITLALAGFRQSELDIEVEGQRLTVKGTPTLPEKKVQYLHQGLVFKPFTLSFTLAEHLHVSQAQFQHGLLHIDLIREVPQALQPQRIAIGRPVPALNESAPDDKA
- the ibpA gene encoding small heat shock chaperone IbpA, translating into MRNPDFSPLYRSAIGFDRLFNLLEAGQSQGNGGYPPYNVELVDENLYRIAIAVAGFAESELEITAHDNMLIVKGSHSGDATPRNYLYQGIAERNFERKFQLAEHIQIRGASLENGLLFIELQRVIPETLKPRRIEIK
- a CDS encoding YceK/YidQ family lipoprotein, with the protein product MMTILKNASLSFVLSGGILATCGGCSSVMTHSGGEQGYYSGTKASMTTLKDEDTSWAMMPMVALDVPFSAMLDTLLLPYDFYRTHDDTHSTSARDRLGEYESRQPMVSPPPLVVMPASANNTGH
- a CDS encoding LacI family DNA-binding transcriptional regulator, with amino-acid sequence MAKTVEQIASALKLSVTTVRLVLNGKAEQYRISAKTQQRIHQYVTEYGYTVNHVARSLKLNKTETLGLIVPRLSNLFFSTLAEKLETRCREVGYQLMISCSYSDSQYENRLVEALLQRNVDGLFVVPSSLQAAQHHAKVVKKPLVLLDRDFGIEQLPLVMSDNLQGGAALTQAMLAAQPAAPLFFMAGDVQQPAIRDRLRGYHQSVQQAGLTPAVLEASHNRREDGMLMMEQFLRQHDAPPPAFIASSLPVLEGMLSMVRERYGYIPAHINIGTFDEHAMLGFLPNTLWSMRQNEDAWSEQAFTAMQQALNGEVQPHKAVIPMTLIHRRQAGHQ
- a CDS encoding MFS transporter, producing the protein MSISVELSQHQAMHNKSNIRRVVISSWIGNTIEFYDFLLYGLASALVFGKLFFPNVSPVTAMLASFATFGVGFIARPLGGIFFGHMGDTLGRKLTLLITLGGMGMATFLIGCLPTYHQIGVWAPILLVVLRFVQGFLVGGEWGGAMLMVVETAPANRRGLLGSIPQTGGFSGQLLATAIFAMVSTLPEDQLMSWGWRVPFMLSVALVMVGLYMRRKVDETPVFQQVQQQQQQANQRDAAPRQSPVVEVMRNQWRSVCLIMVLRFAESVPFFLATVFAVSYATVQLGVPKQTMLNVIMATCVLAFPMHALFGALSDRVGRRPIYIFGALCAAAMAFPFFYLLESGSFGLMVLGYVLLINIAHNSINSVQPAFFTELFGPKVRYSGASIGAQLGAIVAGGFTPFIAKGLTAIDNESWTLVATYVTVAALVAAFAAWKAPETSRRDMTKDV